The following is a genomic window from Actinomycetota bacterium.
CATATAAGCCGTGTTTCTGAAAATTGAACGGATAGCAGAGTAGGCTCTTTATGCCGATCTGACCGTGCAAAACCTCAGATGACCCGTCCTTGACCAAAGCTGGATTGACCCTGTCAAAATGGCTTATAAATGGCTCCTTGGTCCGCCAGGGTTCAAGCGCGCCGCCGAGAAACTCGTCCACCGCGTACTGCCCTTTGGCCGTGCCTATCTTGGGCGCCTCGCTGTTAATCCATTCCGCGAGTCCGTTAATCGTTTCTTTCTTAAAATCAATGTGATAGATTAAAGCCCTGTCGACGTCCAAGGCCCGCCCGATCCCTTCGGTCATCTTTCCAAGCAGATCGTCCAGGTTTTCGGGGCCTATCAAAAGGCCGCCAAGTTCATTTAGCGCGGCCGCATACTTTAAACGCTGCTGAAGTTTCCGTTCGTTTTCTTTTAAGTCCTTTTCAGCCGCTTTGGTCCCCGTAATATCCCGAGAGAAACCCATGACCGCTTCGACGGTGCCCTTTTTACTTCTAATGGGTATCAGCCGCGTGCCAAGCCAGATTTCCCGGTCGCCAAACGTATACTGGTTCTCGGCATATGAAGGCTTGCCTGTTTCGAATACCCTTTCTATGTGAGGCGCTTGTTTCTTGATCGAAGCCGGCGGGAATAGGTCTTTGAGGTTCTGGCCGACCACCATCTCCGGACTGCCGCCCAGCATCCCGGCTCCGTGCGCGTTTACGTAGGTTACGATGAGGTCGCGGTTAACGGTGAATATGCTATCTTCCGCTGATTCGGCTATTAACCGGTAGTCGGTATCCACTGTTCCTCCTCTCGCGCTGTATCGCATGTTAATTATAGTTTACTATTCAGATATGAAGCGAATATCTACGGGGACTTGTTCCTGGACCGAACCGACCTTGATCAAGGAATCCTCGTTCTACCCGTCAAGAAACATGACGGCCGAGGAGCGCCTGAGGTATTACGCCGGCGTTTTTTCGACCGTTGAAGTAGATTCCTCTTATTATGCCCTTCCCTCGGAAGCGGTTGTCGGTCTGCAGACAGCTCGTGTGCCTGACGACTTTGTTCTCCATTACAAGGCCTACGGACTGTTAACCGGCCACTCCGTAGAGACGCGGGCTTTGCCCAAAGCCATGCGCGAGCTTTTGCCTTCGGGACTTACCGGACAACCCAGGCTCTTCTGGCGCGACACGCCGGACGACGCTTTGAGGCTTGCTTTTCGGATGTTCGGCGGCGCGATGCGGCCCGCTCAAGCCGCGGGGAAACTAGGGGTTCTTTTATTCCAGTTTCCGCCGTGGTTCTCTTTTTGCAGCGACAACCTGGCCTATATCAACCGCTGCCGCCAGGAGTTGCCGGATTACCGGCTGGCTGTTGAATTCCGCCATCCTAGCTGGCTGGACGACGCCAACGCCGCCAAAACATTCGAGTTTCTGGAACGTGAAGGCCTTGCCTACGTCTCGGTCGACGAGCCGCAGTTCGACCGGCCGGTCACTGTGCCCCCGGTTTTCCGGGCGACGACGGATCTTGCCTATGTCAGACTGCACGGCCGGAACAAGGACGCCTGGTTCAAGAAAGGCGTCTCCGCCGCCGAACGGTTCGCCTATAAATACACGCAAGACGAACTCTTCGACATAGCCAAGCTCATCCGCCCGCTCGCTAAGAAAACCAGCCAGACCTTTGTTATGTTCAACAATTGCTTTCGCGACTACGCCGTCACCAACGCCATGATCATGAGCGAGATTTTGAGGGGTTAGGTTTACTTCTTGCGCCCTCTCCCCTTCCGTGCTACACTAATCTTCCAATACGAACGCTTGTTCGCCTTATAGGTGCGTCATGATTGAAAACATTAAAGAAACAATAAAGGTCAAAGCCATCTTTTCAGCCGGCCGGCTGAAGCCGGAAGCGTTCGTGTGGCGCCGGAGGGTCTATGCCGTCAAGGACATTTTCGGCGCCTACGACAGCCGCCTCGGCCGCTCCCGCCAGCTTCACTACGCAGTCGGCTGCGGCAATGACGACGTGTTTGAGATTCGCCTGGATATAGAGAGCATGGAGTGGCGTCTTGACCGGGTTCATGCCCCGGGCTAGCGCGGACACCGACCGTCCGCCGGTTCGGGAAAATGCCGACATAATCCATCTGGACATGGACGCTTTCTTCGCCTCCGTGGAGCAGCGCGACGTGCCCTTTTACCGTGGAAAACCCCTTATCGTCTGCCACACGGACGACCCCGGCTCACTGAAAGGCGTCGTCTCGGCCGCCTCATACGAGGCCCGGGTCTTCGGCGTCAGGGCCGGTTTATCCGTCCTGGAGGCTAAA
Proteins encoded in this region:
- a CDS encoding HD domain-containing phosphohydrolase, yielding MDTDYRLIAESAEDSIFTVNRDLIVTYVNAHGAGMLGGSPEMVVGQNLKDLFPPASIKKQAPHIERVFETGKPSYAENQYTFGDREIWLGTRLIPIRSKKGTVEAVMGFSRDITGTKAAEKDLKENERKLQQRLKYAAALNELGGLLIGPENLDDLLGKMTEGIGRALDVDRALIYHIDFKKETINGLAEWINSEAPKIGTAKGQYAVDEFLGGALEPWRTKEPFISHFDRVNPALVKDGSSEVLHGQIGIKSLLCYPFNFQKHGLYALTLYCARSRCDWSDDEIKMAATITRQLTAALQKIELTKEKKAADEEVRSSLKRLEKTLEETIEALAATAEKKDPTTAGHQQRVVKLALAIAKELNLSKEKTEGVRIAGTVHDIGKIYIPVEILSKPGTLNDLEFGMVQTHSQFGFDILKTVDFPWPIAKIVIQHHERLDGSGYPLGLKGDEICQEARILAVADVVEAMLSHRPYRARLERKDVLEELEKGRGVLYDEDVAAACIKLLKSKTFVLD
- a CDS encoding DUF72 domain-containing protein — translated: MKRISTGTCSWTEPTLIKESSFYPSRNMTAEERLRYYAGVFSTVEVDSSYYALPSEAVVGLQTARVPDDFVLHYKAYGLLTGHSVETRALPKAMRELLPSGLTGQPRLFWRDTPDDALRLAFRMFGGAMRPAQAAGKLGVLLFQFPPWFSFCSDNLAYINRCRQELPDYRLAVEFRHPSWLDDANAAKTFEFLEREGLAYVSVDEPQFDRPVTVPPVFRATTDLAYVRLHGRNKDAWFKKGVSAAERFAYKYTQDELFDIAKLIRPLAKKTSQTFVMFNNCFRDYAVTNAMIMSEILRG